From a region of the Deltaproteobacteria bacterium genome:
- a CDS encoding CBS domain-containing protein, whose product MPNKTKVKDLMIRLEDYPHIPYWFTLRQAMAIVRETAIKFEGVFEPRAVLVFDEKYQLVGILTLRDIIKGLEPRFLKETVLVKQDISLTVLLGDLFGPNMKQEAQKPVSEVMSPIKITVEAESPIAKAIFLMIKENVGMMPVLQDNKVVGIIRLSELFTEISGMVLGD is encoded by the coding sequence ATGCCGAATAAGACCAAAGTTAAAGACCTGATGATCCGGTTGGAGGATTATCCTCATATCCCCTATTGGTTCACCCTGCGTCAGGCCATGGCTATTGTCCGGGAGACGGCCATTAAGTTTGAAGGGGTGTTTGAACCCCGGGCGGTGCTGGTGTTCGATGAAAAATACCAGCTTGTGGGTATTTTAACCCTGAGAGACATTATCAAGGGTCTGGAACCCCGATTCCTCAAAGAAACTGTGTTGGTCAAACAGGATATCAGTCTTACCGTGTTGTTGGGAGATCTGTTCGGGCCCAACATGAAACAAGAGGCGCAGAAGCCAGTCAGTGAGGTGATGAGCCCCATTAAGATCACGGTGGAAGCGGAAAGTCCTATCGCCAAGGCCATCTTCCTAATGATCAAAGAGAATGTCGGCATGATGCCGGTGCTCCAGGATAACAAGGTGGTGGGAATAATTCGCCTCAGTGAGCTGTTCACCGAAATTTCCGGGATGGTGCTGGGAGACTGA